One Physeter macrocephalus isolate SW-GA chromosome 19, ASM283717v5, whole genome shotgun sequence genomic window carries:
- the TXNDC2 gene encoding thioredoxin domain-containing protein 2, with the protein MESDEAGAPEAPEMRPVNQADMNGESPSLEVLSNHVTLLIPAHTPEAFVHEVSNVRHIPAERSEVLQAMDTLPPEQGSDALGSPAQTIPPRQADTPISPTQNILPKQGDFLSSSAKTIPSEQADAPSFPEKIILPNEGGMLNSPEKTILPNQAGTPNSSTQTLSPKQADIPNSSEKNTSPKQGNTPNFPAKFILPRQGHTHKLSAKTILSKQCDTPKFSAETVLPKEGDAPKSSAETVLPKEGDTPKSLEDTIRLTEGNLQSADEAMEVLEEDLVKVILSKEDFEVALKEAGERLVAVDFSATWCRPCRSIKPLFQSLSVKHKDVVFLEVDADECEGLAKDCNIVCIPTFQFYKKEEKVGEFSGALKEKLETLITALK; encoded by the exons ATGGAAAGTGATGAAGCTGGAGCCCCGGAAGCACCGGAAATGAGGCCAGTCAATCAAGCAGACATGAATGGAG AAAGTCCATCATTAGAGGTTCTATCCAACCATGTGACACTCCTGATCCCAGCACACACCCCGGAGGCCTTTGTCCATGAGGTCAGCAACGTTCGACACATACCTGCGGAGCGGTCTGAAGTCCTACAGGCCATGGACACACTCCCACCTGAGCAGGGCAGTGACGCCCTCGGCTCCCCAGCCCAAACTATCCCCCCCAGGCAGGCTGACACCCCCATTTCCCCAACCCAAAACATCCTGCCCAAGCAGGGTGACTTTCTCAGTTCCTCAGCAAAAACCATCCCTTCCGAGCAGGCTGATGCCCCCAGTTTCCCAGAAAAGATCATTCTGCCAAACGAGGGTGGCATGCTCAATTCCCCAGAAAAAACCATTCTGCCCAATCAGGCTGGCACCCCCAATTCCTCAACCCAAACTCTTTCACCCAAGCAGGCTGACATCCCCAATTCCTCAGAAAAGAATACCTCGCCCAAGCAGGGCAATACCCCCAATTTTCCAGCAAAATTCATTTTGCCCAGGCAGGGCCACACCCACAAGCTCTCAGCCAAAACCATTCTATCCAAGCAGTGTGACACCCCAAAGTTCTCAGCCGAAACCGTTCTGCCCAAGGAGGGTGATGCCCCCAAGTCCTCAGCCGAAACCGTTCTGCCCAAGGAGGGTGACACCCCCAAGTCCTTAGAAGACACCATCCGGCTAACAGAAGGCAACCTGCAGTCAGCAGATGAAGCCATGGAGGTCCTGGAGGAGGACCTGGTGAAGGTGATCCTGAGCAAGGAAGACTTCGAGGTGGCGCTGAAGGAAGCCGGGGAGAGACTGGTGGCTGTGGACTTCTCGGCCACGTGGTGCAGGCCTTGCAGGTCAATCAAGCCCCTTTTCCAGTCCCTGTCCGTGAAGCACAAGGATGTGGTGTTCCTGGAAGTGGACGCGGACGAGTGTGAGGGGCTGGCGAAAGACTGCAATATCGTTTGCATCCCAAcctttcagttttataaaaaagaagaaaaggtgggCGAATTTTCTGGTGCCCTTAAGGAAAAACTCGAGACACTCATTACAGCATTAAAGTGA